A region of Moorena producens PAL-8-15-08-1 DNA encodes the following proteins:
- a CDS encoding calcium-binding protein, giving the protein MEDIKTIYQEELDELQEVPSSLLITNDESSQTSRLLITNDESSKSSTTTLQITSTQISGVVSESYSDELSKRLSLFPNPFNLILGTPSSEFLRGTNYNDIILGRGGNDIILGLGGNDFLFGDDGNDVVVGGSGNDFVSGGNGKDFLFGGSGNDRLDGGNGNDFLSGGTGYNLFIGSTGNDTLNGQDGRDTVDYTGLGRAITLLPTGIVNKNGLGKDELIRVETIIGDRNQANTIDASSAGTGASINVDLQQEKLQINVVGGSILNRTVRNFINVKGTELNDTIAGNRLSNKLSGGGGNDVISGSAGKDVIDGGSGKDTVDYTGLGRAITVLPTGIVDKGGLGKDQLIGVEKVIGDAGQVNTIDASSAGTTASVNVDLQKETLQVNIVGDGTLNFAVENFVNVKGTGRNDTIVGDNQNNQLTGGAGSDDIVGGGGKDTIVGVDPNSLSPGVNEIDILTGGAGADTFVIGDSKNTYYEGGGFLGLNDYALITDFESGTDKIQLKKDNYLFGRNFIAVRKGFYYDDLSSAASAETIVDNLSEGVIKDSGSSLGADTTGDSFESSRILPNFNLDIIAIVSDGYSQSDLHFV; this is encoded by the coding sequence ATGGAAGATATCAAAACTATTTACCAAGAGGAACTAGACGAACTACAAGAAGTTCCCTCATCACTGCTCATTACTAACGACGAAAGCAGCCAAACTTCAAGACTTCTCATTACTAACGACGAAAGCAGTAAAAGTTCAACTACGACTCTTCAAATCACCTCAACACAGATCTCAGGGGTAGTTTCTGAGTCCTATTCCGATGAATTGTCGAAACGTTTATCTCTATTTCCAAACCCCTTTAACCTTATTCTCGGTACTCCCAGTTCTGAGTTTCTGCGTGGCACTAACTATAACGATATTATTTTAGGTCGCGGGGGCAATGATATTATTCTTGGTCTCGGTGGCAATGACTTTCTGTTTGGAGACGATGGAAATGATGTTGTTGTCGGTGGCTCTGGTAACGATTTTGTATCTGGTGGCAATGGTAAAGACTTTCTATTTGGTGGTTCCGGTAACGATAGGCTGGATGGTGGGAATGGTAATGATTTTCTGTCTGGGGGAACTGGATATAACCTCTTCATCGGCAGTACAGGCAATGACACTCTCAACGGACAAGATGGCAGAGATACCGTAGATTACACTGGTCTGGGTCGAGCCATTACCCTTTTACCCACGGGAATTGTTAACAAAAATGGTCTTGGCAAGGATGAACTAATCCGAGTAGAGACTATTATTGGCGATCGCAATCAAGCTAACACCATTGATGCCTCTTCTGCTGGTACTGGTGCTTCGATCAACGTTGATTTGCAACAGGAAAAGTTACAAATTAATGTTGTCGGTGGTTCCATTCTCAACCGCACTGTACGGAACTTTATTAATGTCAAAGGTACCGAACTCAACGACACTATTGCTGGTAATAGACTAAGTAACAAACTTAGCGGTGGCGGTGGTAATGATGTCATTAGTGGTAGCGCTGGTAAAGATGTCATTGATGGTGGCTCTGGAAAAGATACAGTGGATTACACTGGTCTAGGTAGAGCGATTACTGTTTTACCAACTGGAATCGTTGATAAAGGGGGTTTGGGCAAAGATCAGCTGATTGGGGTTGAGAAAGTCATTGGGGATGCAGGTCAGGTTAATACTATCGATGCTTCTTCTGCTGGTACTACTGCGTCTGTGAATGTAGATCTGCAAAAGGAAACTTTACAAGTTAATATTGTTGGTGATGGCACTCTGAATTTCGCTGTCGAAAACTTTGTCAATGTCAAAGGTACTGGACGCAACGATACCATTGTTGGTGACAACCAAAATAATCAACTTACTGGTGGCGCAGGGAGTGACGACATTGTTGGTGGTGGTGGCAAAGATACCATCGTAGGTGTAGATCCCAACAGTTTGAGTCCAGGAGTCAACGAGATTGATATCTTAACTGGAGGCGCTGGTGCTGATACCTTTGTGATCGGAGATAGCAAGAATACTTACTATGAAGGGGGAGGATTCTTGGGTCTAAATGACTACGCTCTAATTACCGATTTCGAATCCGGTACGGATAAAATCCAACTGAAAAAAGACAACTATCTGTTTGGACGAAACTTTATTGCTGTGCGCAAAGGCTTCTACTATGATGATTTGAGTAGTGCTGCTTCAGCTGAAACCATTGTTGACAACCTATCTGAAGGTGTTATTAAAGACTCTGGCTCAAGTCTCGGTGCTGACACCACTGGTGATAGCTTCGAGTCCAGTCGGATACTTCCTAATTTTAATCTCGATATCATTGCTATCGTTTCCGACGGATATAGTCAATCTGATCTCCACTTTGTGTAA
- a CDS encoding RNA-guided endonuclease InsQ/TnpB family protein gives MIVLEFKAYAKQKQYLAINEAIRTAKFVRNSCIRYWMGNKGLGKLDINKYCTVLAKQFPFANELNSMARQASAERAWSSIARFYENCKNKIPGKKGFPRFKKHCHSVEYKTTGWKLCPDKKSIIFSDKKGIGKLKIKGTWDLWRFDKKLIKRVRIVRRADGYYVQFCIQIDINESVPATGSTIGLDVGLKYFYTDSNGNTVPNPRFYRKGEKRLKFYQRRVSRKNKGSANRKKAINKLARTHLKISRQREEHAKGLARCVVRSNDLVAYEDLRVRNLVKNHCIAKSINDAGWYQLRKWIEHFGAKFGKITVAVNPAYTSQNCSNCGEEVKKSLSTRTHVCKCGYQLDRDHNAAINILKRALGTVGHTGTLVLNQNALGDLSSTFLGSVRVREASPTANLVEQDGSLNKESPRLMTGECQVR, from the coding sequence ATGATTGTATTAGAGTTCAAAGCATACGCAAAACAAAAGCAATATTTAGCAATAAACGAAGCGATTAGAACAGCTAAGTTTGTTCGCAATAGCTGTATTCGCTATTGGATGGGCAATAAAGGTCTTGGAAAGTTAGACATCAACAAATATTGCACGGTTTTAGCTAAACAATTTCCGTTTGCCAATGAATTGAACTCTATGGCTCGGCAAGCTAGTGCTGAACGAGCTTGGTCATCAATTGCCCGTTTCTATGAAAACTGCAAAAATAAAATTCCTGGTAAGAAAGGATTTCCTAGATTCAAAAAGCATTGTCACTCAGTGGAATACAAGACTACTGGATGGAAGTTATGCCCAGACAAAAAGTCAATCATTTTTAGTGACAAAAAAGGAATAGGAAAACTCAAGATCAAGGGTACGTGGGACTTATGGCGCTTTGACAAAAAGCTGATCAAGAGAGTCAGGATAGTCCGTCGAGCAGATGGGTACTATGTTCAGTTTTGCATTCAGATCGATATTAATGAGTCTGTTCCAGCAACAGGAAGCACTATTGGCCTGGACGTTGGACTAAAGTATTTTTACACTGACTCCAATGGCAATACTGTACCCAATCCTCGATTTTATAGAAAAGGAGAAAAGCGCCTAAAATTCTATCAACGTCGAGTTTCCAGGAAAAATAAAGGCTCTGCTAACCGAAAGAAAGCGATTAATAAACTTGCTAGGACACACCTTAAAATAAGTAGGCAGCGTGAAGAACATGCAAAGGGACTTGCACGTTGCGTAGTCCGGTCTAACGACCTGGTCGCCTATGAAGACTTGAGGGTAAGAAATCTGGTAAAAAATCATTGTATCGCTAAGTCTATTAATGATGCTGGTTGGTATCAATTGAGGAAATGGATAGAACACTTTGGGGCTAAGTTCGGAAAAATAACTGTTGCAGTTAATCCTGCCTACACTAGCCAGAACTGTTCTAACTGTGGCGAGGAAGTGAAAAAATCTTTATCGACTAGAACCCACGTCTGTAAGTGTGGATATCAATTAGATAGAGATCACAATGCCGCAATCAACATCCTCAAACGAGCCTTAGGTACGGTGGGGCACACCGGAACCTTGGTGTTAAACCAAAACGCTTTGGGAGATCTATCCTCTACTTTTCTTGGTTCCGTTCGCGTTCGCGAAGCGTCGCCTACGGCGAATCTGGTTGAGCAAGATGGATCGCTGAACAAAGAATCCCCGCGTCTAATGACCGGGGAGTGTCAAGTAAGATAG
- a CDS encoding helix-turn-helix domain-containing protein, whose translation MTNLGENLKKRRESLNITQREIAHELGVTVTTVQNWEAGRHIPKLYPNQLKVLCDLLKVTLDELAKWVTD comes from the coding sequence ATGACTAATTTAGGGGAAAACCTTAAAAAAAGACGAGAATCCCTAAATATCACCCAGCGGGAAATCGCTCATGAATTGGGCGTAACTGTGACCACGGTGCAAAATTGGGAAGCGGGCAGGCATATCCCGAAACTGTACCCAAATCAGCTCAAGGTATTGTGTGACCTGCTGAAAGTTACCCTAGATGAATTGGCAAAGTGGGTAACTGATTGA
- a CDS encoding helix-turn-helix transcriptional regulator, whose protein sequence is MYTLTNTLEKSAPQVQQLDNGLLQGVLEGFIDGVLILNTQGELVHSNQTARVFCEELTPNSKHLKVVPQEIWRVCQALKDSDEFYPHQSVIIDSEITTSNSITFRIRARWLNLRISEQPYILVTLEDQRQSIHSIALAEVQKYGLTAREADVWLLRRVNYSYKEIAAELFVTLNTVKKHMKNIRAKQQMAMIMEEMAA, encoded by the coding sequence ATGTATACTCTCACCAACACTCTAGAAAAATCCGCTCCTCAGGTGCAACAGTTAGACAATGGTCTACTGCAAGGAGTACTAGAAGGTTTTATTGACGGTGTTTTAATTCTGAATACACAAGGAGAGTTGGTTCATAGCAATCAAACCGCTCGTGTTTTTTGTGAGGAACTGACACCGAACAGCAAACATCTTAAGGTGGTGCCTCAAGAAATCTGGCGTGTCTGCCAAGCCTTGAAAGACAGTGATGAATTCTATCCCCATCAATCTGTAATTATAGATTCAGAGATTACGACGAGTAACTCCATAACGTTTCGGATTCGGGCTAGATGGCTCAACCTGAGAATATCTGAGCAGCCTTATATTTTAGTTACCCTCGAAGACCAACGTCAATCCATTCATAGTATAGCCCTAGCTGAAGTTCAGAAATATGGCTTAACTGCCCGTGAGGCAGACGTCTGGTTACTGCGTCGAGTCAATTACTCTTACAAAGAGATTGCTGCGGAACTGTTTGTTACTCTCAATACGGTGAAGAAGCACATGAAAAACATTCGTGCCAAGCAGCAAATGGCAATGATTATGGAAGAAATGGCTGCTTAG
- a CDS encoding DUF1822 family protein: MIHNANMLADWSIPMPITQSALDIAQQFAHYQPSKQKAEQVYLNTLAVCAVNNYLRILGIPTDLSSGDSWNSVVRLAENVADLRVTGLGRLECRPVKTGDLTCPIPQEVRFNRIGYVVVEIDQDHTEATLLGFSPTSETGELVIHQLRTLKDLPAYLDQFQPMTQLSQWLEHIFEAGWQSLETLLGNNGPQLAFAFRTKSETIKRCKQIEWGKPNQGVALVVALTPESETTLNVLLQLNPINGQTYLPPNLQLLLLDEEQEMLINAQARNEDQAIQLDFTCEPGDRFSVKVALDNASVIEEFVI; this comes from the coding sequence ATGATACACAACGCCAACATGCTAGCAGATTGGTCAATCCCCATGCCGATTACCCAGTCCGCACTAGATATAGCCCAGCAGTTTGCTCACTACCAACCCAGCAAGCAAAAGGCTGAACAAGTCTATCTCAACACCCTGGCAGTGTGTGCGGTGAATAACTATTTACGGATCCTGGGTATTCCCACTGACCTAAGTTCGGGGGATAGCTGGAATTCAGTAGTGCGCTTGGCTGAAAATGTGGCTGACCTGAGGGTAACCGGTTTGGGGCGCTTGGAATGTCGGCCTGTCAAAACCGGTGATTTGACTTGTCCCATTCCCCAGGAGGTTAGATTTAACCGGATTGGCTATGTAGTCGTTGAGATTGATCAAGACCATACTGAAGCGACGCTGTTGGGATTTTCCCCAACCTCGGAAACCGGTGAATTAGTCATCCACCAATTGCGTACGCTAAAAGATTTACCAGCCTACCTCGATCAATTCCAACCGATGACACAACTAAGTCAATGGTTGGAGCATATCTTTGAAGCAGGTTGGCAGAGTTTGGAAACCCTTTTAGGTAACAATGGTCCTCAGCTAGCTTTCGCCTTTAGAACCAAGTCTGAGACCATTAAGCGATGTAAACAGATTGAATGGGGCAAACCTAATCAAGGGGTGGCTCTGGTTGTAGCACTGACCCCAGAATCCGAAACAACCCTGAATGTTCTGCTACAACTCAATCCCATCAATGGTCAAACCTATTTACCCCCCAATCTCCAGTTGCTCTTGCTAGATGAGGAGCAAGAAATGCTGATCAATGCCCAAGCCAGAAACGAGGATCAAGCGATTCAATTGGATTTTACTTGCGAACCCGGAGACCGTTTCAGTGTCAAGGTTGCTCTGGATAATGCCAGTGTGATCGAAGAGTTTGTGATCTGA
- a CDS encoding CHASE2 domain-containing protein, which translates to MAKLVTLKLDGDFEEGFRVTLEIGSEGERPETELTGRLPAAPNIVTHYHEWRSSYRSLGSSLREIKIKRVAIGGSINNHSQGLCDRLNRWLKSELFSPLREKWLEKVGITEEVRVLIRTKNPQVRQLPWHQWEFLERYHQAEIALSTPEYQQPSKSHHSRDRHNVRILAILGNSEGINIQQDRQLLKNLPFADITFLVEPPRQKLNETLWEQPWDILFFAGHSETEAERGRIHINQTDSLTIDELREALKKSIERGLSLAIFNSCDGLGLANELEQLHIPHMIIMREPVPDLVAQQFLQYFIKAFASGKSLYLAVQEARKKLQGLEDQCPCASWLPVICQNPAAIPPTWQQLRGNHQRHLVQSALILSVVVTILVMVIRQLGILQLWELKAFDQLMRLRPNPGVDSRLLVVEATDAEINRYGYPLPDQTLAEVLDKLESNQPRVIGLDIFRERPREPGHQALSRQLQQNQKFIALCSARVANNPENSGMKPPSGVPESRLGFSNIMVDPDGIIRRHLVFMHPYHDDPCATDHSFSARVALHYLAQDGIKAKTIAMNKIRLGKSVLRELSANAGGYHNRDYRGFQVLLNYRETVARRVTVTELLEGKVKPEWVKNKIVLIGITAKIAKDYHPTPYSALQWPYQEMPGVILQAQMVSQMISAGLGERPLLSVWSPWGDLFWVWGWSIIGSTIAWHCGRILYWGLATITATGVLYLLCFGLFTLGVWVPLVPSALALVATSGIVVVYRKPLGAITP; encoded by the coding sequence ATGGCAAAGCTAGTAACTCTTAAGCTGGATGGGGATTTTGAGGAAGGTTTTCGAGTCACTCTGGAAATTGGCTCAGAAGGCGAACGTCCCGAAACAGAACTTACTGGCAGATTGCCTGCAGCCCCTAACATCGTCACCCACTATCACGAATGGCGGTCAAGCTATCGCAGTCTGGGGAGCTCTTTGCGAGAAATTAAAATTAAACGAGTGGCAATCGGTGGTTCCATCAACAACCACAGTCAGGGATTATGCGATCGCTTAAATCGGTGGCTCAAGTCAGAGTTATTTAGTCCGCTGCGGGAAAAGTGGCTAGAGAAAGTGGGCATTACCGAAGAAGTCCGGGTGCTGATTCGTACTAAAAATCCCCAGGTCAGGCAGCTTCCTTGGCATCAGTGGGAATTTTTAGAGCGTTACCACCAAGCAGAAATTGCCCTAAGTACTCCAGAGTATCAACAACCAAGCAAATCGCACCACAGCCGTGATCGACACAACGTTAGAATTCTAGCAATTCTGGGCAATAGCGAAGGGATTAATATCCAACAAGACCGACAATTATTAAAGAATTTACCCTTTGCAGACATTACCTTTCTAGTAGAACCACCACGGCAGAAGCTCAACGAAACCCTGTGGGAGCAACCTTGGGATATTTTGTTTTTTGCAGGTCATAGTGAAACCGAGGCAGAAAGAGGTCGGATTCATATCAATCAGACCGATAGCTTAACCATTGACGAACTCAGAGAAGCCCTCAAAAAATCCATAGAAAGGGGGTTGTCCCTAGCAATTTTTAATTCCTGTGATGGCTTAGGATTAGCCAATGAGCTAGAACAGCTGCACATTCCCCACATGATTATTATGCGGGAGCCCGTACCGGATCTCGTAGCACAGCAGTTTTTGCAATATTTTATCAAAGCTTTTGCTAGTGGTAAATCCTTGTATCTAGCAGTGCAAGAAGCCCGGAAAAAACTGCAAGGTTTGGAAGATCAATGTCCCTGTGCCAGTTGGTTGCCAGTGATTTGTCAAAATCCCGCCGCCATACCCCCAACCTGGCAACAGTTGCGTGGCAATCACCAGCGCCACCTGGTCCAATCGGCTCTGATCCTCAGTGTAGTTGTGACCATTTTAGTCATGGTGATCCGGCAGCTGGGAATACTTCAGCTTTGGGAACTAAAGGCATTTGACCAGCTGATGCGGCTGCGACCTAATCCAGGGGTAGACTCCCGTTTGCTGGTGGTTGAAGCCACAGATGCCGAGATCAACCGCTATGGCTATCCCCTCCCAGATCAAACCCTAGCCGAAGTCCTAGACAAGCTAGAGTCTAATCAACCCCGAGTGATTGGCTTAGATATCTTTCGCGAACGTCCTAGAGAACCTGGTCACCAGGCATTGAGCCGTCAGTTACAGCAAAATCAGAAATTCATTGCCCTTTGTAGCGCTAGGGTAGCTAACAACCCCGAAAACTCAGGCATGAAACCTCCCTCTGGGGTACCAGAATCCCGCCTTGGTTTTAGCAATATCATGGTTGACCCTGATGGCATTATCCGTAGGCATCTTGTATTTATGCATCCCTACCACGATGACCCCTGTGCCACCGACCACTCCTTCAGTGCTAGGGTCGCATTGCATTACTTAGCCCAAGACGGAATCAAGGCAAAAACCATTGCTATGAATAAAATACGTTTGGGTAAGAGTGTCTTAAGAGAGTTGTCAGCTAATGCTGGGGGTTATCACAATCGTGATTATCGGGGGTTCCAGGTGTTACTCAATTACCGGGAAACTGTCGCCCGACGAGTCACTGTCACAGAGCTGCTAGAGGGTAAGGTCAAACCAGAGTGGGTCAAAAACAAAATAGTTCTGATCGGAATAACTGCAAAGATTGCCAAGGATTACCATCCTACCCCCTACAGTGCCCTGCAGTGGCCATACCAAGAAATGCCAGGGGTAATTCTTCAGGCTCAGATGGTCAGTCAGATGATCAGTGCTGGCCTCGGTGAGCGTCCATTATTATCGGTGTGGTCGCCCTGGGGAGACCTGTTCTGGGTTTGGGGTTGGTCAATCATTGGTAGTACTATTGCTTGGCACTGTGGTCGAATACTGTATTGGGGACTCGCTACCATCACAGCGACAGGGGTTTTATATCTCCTATGCTTTGGTCTATTTACTCTAGGAGTATGGGTACCTCTGGTGCCATCAGCCTTAGCATTGGTAGCCACTAGCGGAATTGTAGTGGTTTACCGCAAACCACTTGGAGCAATCACTCCGTGA
- a CDS encoding AIM24 family protein, translated as MKYEIRYKPAFAAIFVTLDPGESITAEAGAMTSMDGKLTIKTQFSGGFFSGLLKKFFGGESLLVNTFSNQTQQPLNLVLTQSIIGDIAGVELGALESLAISGLATLSN; from the coding sequence GTGAAATATGAAATTCGCTACAAGCCCGCCTTTGCAGCAATTTTTGTCACTCTCGATCCTGGTGAGAGTATCACTGCTGAGGCAGGGGCAATGACCAGTATGGATGGTAAGCTTACCATCAAAACTCAATTTTCTGGTGGCTTCTTCTCTGGCTTGCTCAAGAAATTCTTTGGTGGAGAGTCTTTATTAGTCAATACCTTTAGTAATCAGACTCAGCAACCATTGAACCTAGTTCTCACTCAATCCATAATTGGCGATATTGCTGGTGTGGAATTAGGAGCCCTAGAATCTTTGGCTATTTCCGGATTGGCAACACTCTCTAATTGA
- a CDS encoding RNA-guided endonuclease InsQ/TnpB family protein gives MLVMEFKAILKKSQQEAVDEAIRTSKFVRNKVLRYWIDNKGIGKKELYRYNTKLRDEFKFVKDLNSHACQASVENVERAIKHFFDNCKKKTPGKKGFPKFKKHCRSVEYKQSGWKLFPDKKSIKFTDKKGIGKVKLKGTWDLWWFGQKLIKRVRIVKRADGYYIQFCVKVDNFEKLENTGCAVGFDVGLKEFYTDSDGNTEPNPRFYRKSEKRVKFCQRRVSRKKKGSANRRKARNRLGRAHLKISRQRKEHAKRLARCVIRSNDLVAYEDLKVKNLVKNHCLAKSINDAGWRQFREWLEHFGQRFSRITVAVNPAYTSQNCSECGEVVKKSLSTRTHICKCGCQLDRDHNAAKNILNRALSTVGHTETYQNAWGDLASTFPDSVRVRAASPTANLVKQVSSLNQESPDF, from the coding sequence GTGCTAGTGATGGAGTTCAAGGCCATTCTCAAAAAGTCCCAGCAAGAAGCTGTAGATGAGGCCATTCGTACATCCAAGTTTGTGCGAAATAAGGTGCTTCGTTATTGGATAGATAACAAAGGAATTGGCAAGAAAGAACTCTATCGCTATAATACTAAATTAAGAGACGAGTTTAAATTTGTCAAAGATCTCAATAGCCATGCTTGCCAGGCGTCCGTAGAAAACGTGGAGCGGGCTATTAAGCACTTCTTTGATAACTGCAAAAAAAAGACTCCCGGCAAGAAAGGCTTCCCAAAATTCAAAAAACACTGTCGATCAGTTGAATACAAGCAGTCTGGCTGGAAATTATTCCCAGATAAGAAATCGATAAAATTCACCGACAAAAAAGGCATCGGGAAAGTTAAGCTTAAAGGTACTTGGGATTTGTGGTGGTTTGGCCAAAAGCTGATAAAACGGGTGCGGATAGTAAAGCGAGCTGATGGCTATTACATCCAGTTCTGTGTCAAAGTAGATAATTTTGAAAAATTAGAAAATACTGGATGTGCTGTTGGGTTTGATGTAGGGTTAAAAGAATTCTATACAGACTCTGATGGCAATACCGAACCCAATCCCAGGTTTTATCGTAAAAGTGAAAAACGAGTAAAGTTTTGCCAGCGACGAGTATCCCGAAAAAAGAAAGGTTCAGCCAACCGACGGAAAGCTAGGAATAGATTAGGTAGAGCACACCTCAAGATAAGCAGGCAACGTAAAGAACACGCCAAGAGACTGGCGCGTTGCGTAATCCGGTCTAACGACCTGGTCGCCTACGAAGACTTGAAGGTCAAAAACTTAGTAAAAAATCACTGCTTAGCCAAGTCTATTAATGATGCTGGTTGGCGTCAGTTTCGGGAATGGTTGGAGCATTTTGGTCAAAGGTTTAGTCGGATTACCGTTGCAGTTAATCCTGCCTATACAAGTCAAAATTGTTCTGAGTGTGGCGAAGTGGTCAAGAAGTCTTTATCAACCAGGACTCATATCTGCAAATGTGGATGCCAACTTGATAGAGATCACAACGCCGCAAAAAATATACTCAATAGAGCCTTGAGTACCGTGGGGCACACGGAAACTTATCAAAACGCTTGGGGAGATCTGGCCTCTACTTTTCCTGATTCCGTTCGCGTTCGCGCAGCGTCGCCTACGGCTAATCTGGTTAAGCAAGTCAGTTCGTTGAACCAAGAATCCCCCGATTTCTAA
- a CDS encoding M48 family metalloprotease: MARSKGLAPLDFSVKIFPVPEQADEFGLRLLQQTYGHVAGATDFFVRMSNKQGASWDFLSSHPSPGKRVTRLQRLIKEQNYPLKERSPLPENLNQSHLISSPVEYPS; the protein is encoded by the coding sequence ATGGCTAGAAGCAAGGGGCTTGCGCCCTTAGACTTTTCGGTCAAAATTTTCCCAGTCCCAGAACAGGCGGATGAGTTTGGCTTGAGGTTGTTGCAGCAAACTTATGGTCATGTCGCTGGCGCAACAGATTTTTTTGTGAGAATGAGTAATAAACAAGGAGCTTCCTGGGATTTCTTATCAAGTCACCCATCTCCGGGTAAGCGAGTTACTCGACTACAGCGTCTGATTAAGGAACAAAATTATCCTCTCAAGGAGCGATCGCCTCTGCCGGAAAATCTGAATCAATCCCACCTTATATCAAGTCCAGTTGAATACCCATCATAA
- a CDS encoding helix-turn-helix transcriptional regulator, protein MSLGKKLRERRESLGLTRIQVARACDVVESTVINWEADRHKPKLYPEQTKALCDILDFKIEDLIQ, encoded by the coding sequence ATGTCCCTAGGAAAAAAACTACGAGAACGCCGTGAAAGTCTAGGTTTAACCCGCATACAAGTTGCCAGAGCCTGTGATGTGGTAGAGTCTACAGTGATTAACTGGGAGGCGGATCGGCACAAGCCTAAGCTCTATCCAGAACAGACCAAAGCCTTGTGTGATATTCTAGACTTCAAAATTGAGGATCTGATCCAGTAA